Proteins from a single region of Acidimicrobiales bacterium:
- a CDS encoding NAD(P)-binding protein yields MPSTIFVPENGGTGMAQSVCVVGGGASALGLVWSIAKAKQQGKFSDELEITILHSDPQLGGHSASVAVPYQGQNVMLDLGVQMIAPAMYPNLVSMLELPEFAGVELQPVPLKITCAFPPVGGATPYWGNFADDQSTPLWQQGAVDCSTFERLLSLDRYLPIAMSDFLSANSSEFRDLQLFENYFLDPYMSIMNGYGSALLDQLYVPEVAFLFDNSYASFTNWSSDFARFKDGSVAWINAMQAFAMGQLGSDLTIDCNVTATQVYPAGDQVEVTWSHNLSGVEEGALFDMVVITVDQATCGQLLDNSANQQSGLWSFFEQYVGQSVWNLQPGYCYLHQDESILAPGIVAAGEETLQFTAYWATQQSPYDLTYSFTTYIESNLVGIEDPAFNYYLTMYGFDPTQPSPVPVPIPSNPIQPTPMNWTHGMWMPMFSFHAKETFHQAQSVSPIRQPLDGQRRTNIFFAGNNLTMDSEEGALVSGLAIAEYVFGIPVADLITEVSHSALSRAMYLALFELMFPGIVDASSSTVPLLAAMQRRP; encoded by the coding sequence GTGCCCAGTACGATCTTCGTGCCCGAGAACGGGGGAACCGGTATGGCGCAGTCGGTGTGTGTCGTCGGGGGCGGTGCGAGCGCGCTCGGTCTGGTGTGGTCGATCGCGAAGGCGAAGCAGCAAGGCAAGTTCAGCGACGAGCTGGAGATCACCATCCTGCACAGCGACCCACAGCTTGGCGGCCATTCGGCGTCGGTGGCGGTGCCATACCAGGGCCAAAACGTGATGCTTGATCTGGGCGTGCAGATGATCGCCCCCGCCATGTACCCCAATCTCGTGTCGATGCTCGAGTTGCCGGAGTTCGCTGGGGTCGAGCTTCAGCCGGTGCCGCTGAAGATCACGTGCGCGTTTCCCCCTGTCGGCGGTGCCACCCCGTACTGGGGCAACTTCGCCGACGACCAGAGCACCCCGCTGTGGCAGCAAGGCGCCGTCGATTGCTCGACGTTCGAGCGCCTCCTGTCGCTCGACCGATATTTGCCGATCGCGATGTCCGACTTCCTCAGCGCCAACAGCTCCGAGTTCCGCGATCTCCAGCTGTTCGAGAACTACTTCCTCGATCCGTACATGAGCATCATGAACGGCTACGGGAGCGCCCTGCTCGACCAGCTCTACGTCCCCGAAGTGGCCTTCCTGTTCGACAACAGCTACGCCAGCTTCACAAACTGGTCGAGCGACTTCGCCCGGTTCAAGGATGGGTCGGTAGCGTGGATCAACGCCATGCAGGCCTTCGCAATGGGCCAGCTCGGCAGCGACCTGACGATCGACTGCAACGTCACCGCGACCCAGGTCTATCCCGCCGGCGACCAGGTCGAAGTGACGTGGAGCCACAACTTGAGCGGGGTCGAAGAAGGCGCGCTGTTCGACATGGTGGTCATCACCGTCGACCAGGCGACGTGCGGCCAGCTCCTCGACAACTCCGCCAACCAGCAAAGCGGGCTCTGGTCGTTCTTCGAGCAGTACGTCGGGCAGTCCGTCTGGAACCTGCAACCCGGGTACTGCTACTTACACCAGGACGAATCGATCCTGGCCCCTGGCATCGTCGCTGCGGGCGAGGAGACGCTCCAGTTCACCGCCTATTGGGCCACCCAACAATCACCGTACGACCTCACCTACTCGTTCACTACCTACATCGAGAGCAACCTTGTCGGGATCGAGGACCCTGCGTTCAACTACTACCTCACCATGTACGGGTTCGACCCGACCCAGCCGTCTCCGGTGCCGGTGCCCATCCCGTCCAACCCAATCCAGCCCACGCCGATGAACTGGACCCACGGCATGTGGATGCCGATGTTCTCCTTCCACGCCAAGGAGACGTTCCACCAGGCTCAGAGCGTGAGCCCCATCCGCCAGCCGCTGGACGGTCAGCGGCGCACCAACATCTTCTTTGCCGGCAACAACCTCACCATGGACTCGGAGGAGGGCGCGCTGGTGTCGGGGCTGGCAATAGCCGAATACGTCTTCGGGATCCCCGTCGCCGATCTGATCACCGAGGTTTCCCACAGCGCGCTGTCCCGCGCCATGTACCTGGCGTTGTTCGAGCTCATGTTCCCCGGGATCGTGGACGCGTCGTCGAGCACGGTCCCGTTACTGGCCGCCATGCAACGACGGCCGTGA
- a CDS encoding CoA-binding protein, which produces MKEAATEFLSNKRIAVTGVSRKGKEHGANTVFKRLQDRGYEVFAVNPNTDEVAGARSYHDLKSIPGGVDAVVIATASSRAEDTMRECDELGIKHVWMHRGPGRGSVSDAATAYGRKQGITVIDGGCPCMFDPTADFGHKVMRVVYRRRMPKTV; this is translated from the coding sequence ATGAAGGAAGCGGCTACCGAGTTTCTTTCCAACAAGCGCATCGCCGTGACGGGCGTTTCGCGAAAAGGCAAGGAACACGGGGCCAACACGGTGTTCAAGCGGCTGCAGGACCGCGGCTACGAGGTCTTCGCGGTCAACCCCAACACCGATGAGGTCGCGGGTGCGCGCAGCTATCACGACCTGAAGAGCATCCCCGGTGGAGTCGACGCTGTCGTCATCGCCACCGCATCCTCCAGGGCAGAGGACACGATGCGTGAGTGCGACGAGCTCGGCATCAAGCACGTGTGGATGCATCGGGGCCCTGGTCGGGGCAGCGTCAGCGACGCCGCCACCGCCTACGGGCGTAAGCAGGGAATCACCGTCATCGACGGTGGCTGCCCATGCATGTTCGACCCGACCGCAGACTTCGGCCACAAGGTTATGCGCGTGGTCTACCGCCGACGAATGCCGAAGACAGTCTGA
- a CDS encoding SDR family oxidoreductase, whose translation MTKGVVLTTGANSGIGLQTAIEVARRGYRSIGTVRSGEKAEVLRRAASEAGVTVEPAILDVTDPDACAEVVSGLELYGLVNNAGYSNTGAVEDTSDEDVRRQLETMTVAPMRLARLALPAMRRNGAGRIVNVSSIYGRTTTPLTGWYQACKHALEAVSDALRIEVASSGVKVILVEPGGFRTGIWEDNQEALARHEGSRYTQAYKRELLLTRLAQPFMGNPNTVAKVIAHSMSTRMARARYLVGNDAWILAFIDQTTPTFVKDTVTRLGLGL comes from the coding sequence ATGACCAAGGGCGTGGTGCTCACCACAGGAGCCAACTCGGGTATAGGCCTCCAGACCGCTATCGAGGTGGCCCGGAGGGGCTATCGGTCCATAGGGACGGTACGTAGCGGTGAAAAAGCGGAGGTCTTGCGCCGGGCTGCGTCAGAGGCCGGTGTAACCGTAGAGCCTGCGATCCTCGACGTCACCGATCCCGATGCATGCGCCGAGGTAGTCAGCGGCTTGGAGTTGTATGGGCTGGTGAACAACGCCGGCTACAGCAATACCGGCGCCGTCGAGGACACCTCGGATGAAGACGTGCGCCGGCAGCTCGAGACCATGACTGTGGCGCCCATGCGGCTGGCCCGACTGGCTCTGCCGGCGATGCGTCGCAACGGTGCCGGCCGGATCGTGAACGTCTCTTCTATCTACGGTCGCACCACCACGCCGCTCACCGGTTGGTATCAAGCGTGCAAGCACGCCCTCGAAGCGGTAAGCGACGCCCTACGGATTGAGGTGGCATCGAGTGGTGTGAAGGTCATCTTGGTGGAACCTGGGGGTTTCCGAACTGGCATATGGGAGGACAACCAGGAGGCATTGGCGCGTCATGAAGGGTCCCGCTACACGCAGGCCTACAAGCGGGAGCTGCTTTTGACACGGCTGGCGCAACCTTTCATGGGGAACCCGAACACGGTGGCCAAGGTCATCGCGCACTCCATGTCGACCCGCATGGCCCGAGCGCGTTATCTGGTCGGCAACGACGCGTGGATCCTGGCATTCATCGACCAGACCACCCCCACCTTCGTGAAAGACACCGTCACCCGATTGGGACTCGGACTGTGA
- a CDS encoding acetyl-CoA hydrolase/transferase C-terminal domain-containing protein, which yields MAAVDRKVQARSVHRSDMPASSEPSDVLRFVSTDADIIVPLANGEPPTLLDVLENHASRLNGVRIHQMHAMQERRYIRGEFGNHLRHVSYFLSPATRDAYLHCGCELVPSHFSEVPALLHNWTRCSLVMARASPPDRHGYFSLGTNADYTASLIGRVPFYLEVDRGMPRTYGENQLHASQLAGWCIGDRGLTDVAQARPSPEDCKIGEFVAERIQDGSTIQIGIGSSTAGVLEALSGHKHLGVHTELLSDGVMKLVESGVVTGTRKHLRRHKVVATFCLGSRDLYRWLHQNAAVELLPVDWVNDPRVIGQEPQFVSINSTTEVDLFGQCASETVNGRYWSGSGGQADFARGAMYSERGKAFVVLRSTTHDGRGRIRSCLSEGSVVTTLKNTVDHVVTEWGVAELRGRSLADRARALIGIAHPSTRDQLAKEARQLGLFPC from the coding sequence ATGGCGGCTGTCGATCGCAAGGTGCAAGCTAGGTCGGTGCACCGGTCCGACATGCCAGCCAGCAGCGAGCCGTCCGACGTGTTGCGGTTCGTGTCGACCGACGCCGACATCATCGTCCCACTGGCCAACGGCGAGCCACCGACGCTGCTGGATGTGCTGGAGAACCACGCCAGCCGTCTCAATGGAGTGCGGATCCACCAGATGCACGCGATGCAGGAGAGGAGGTACATCCGTGGCGAGTTCGGCAATCACCTTCGCCACGTCAGCTACTTCCTTTCTCCTGCCACTCGCGATGCCTACCTGCACTGCGGCTGCGAACTTGTGCCCAGCCACTTCTCCGAGGTCCCAGCACTACTGCACAACTGGACGCGGTGCTCACTCGTGATGGCTCGAGCTTCCCCGCCCGACAGGCACGGCTACTTCAGTCTTGGGACCAACGCTGACTACACCGCGTCGCTCATCGGACGTGTCCCCTTCTACCTGGAGGTGGACCGAGGGATGCCGCGAACCTATGGTGAGAACCAACTTCATGCCAGCCAGCTCGCCGGCTGGTGCATCGGGGACCGAGGTCTCACCGACGTTGCTCAAGCCCGGCCCTCTCCGGAGGACTGCAAGATCGGAGAGTTCGTAGCCGAGCGAATCCAGGACGGATCGACAATCCAGATCGGTATCGGATCGTCGACGGCGGGGGTGCTGGAAGCGCTGTCGGGGCACAAGCACCTGGGCGTCCACACCGAGTTGCTTTCGGACGGGGTGATGAAACTGGTCGAGTCAGGCGTTGTCACTGGTACCCGCAAGCACCTCAGACGTCACAAGGTCGTCGCAACGTTCTGTCTCGGGAGCCGCGACCTCTACCGTTGGCTCCACCAGAATGCCGCGGTCGAACTCCTCCCGGTCGATTGGGTGAACGACCCGCGGGTCATCGGGCAGGAACCCCAGTTCGTGTCGATCAACTCGACCACGGAAGTGGATCTGTTCGGTCAGTGCGCATCAGAGACGGTGAACGGTAGATACTGGTCGGGTAGCGGAGGCCAGGCGGACTTCGCCCGCGGCGCCATGTACAGCGAACGGGGGAAGGCGTTCGTGGTGCTTCGGTCCACTACCCATGACGGACGCGGGCGCATCCGCTCCTGCCTCAGCGAAGGGTCGGTGGTTACGACGCTCAAGAACACCGTCGATCACGTGGTGACCGAGTGGGGCGTCGCCGAGCTCCGCGGGCGATCGTTAGCCGACCGGGCCCGCGCCCTTATTGGGATTGCCCATCCCTCGACGAGGGACCAGCTTGCCAAGGAGGCTCGTCAACTCGGCCTGTTCCCTTGTTGA
- a CDS encoding zinc-dependent alcohol dehydrogenase family protein, with protein sequence MKALVYRGPGKKGWEDVPMPELQGDTDVIVRVDAVTICGTDLHILKGDVPEVTEGRILGHEAVGTVEAAGSSVRRVKTGDKVLVSCISSCGTCRFCRQGRYGQCLGGGGWILGHLIDGTQAEYVRVPFADTSTYPAPVGVTDEALLMVADILPTGYEVGVLNGGIRPGDVVAVVGAGPIGLSSIMGARLYSPSHIIAIDLAASRLEAAKQFGADVTVNNTTENPMDVIRELTDGLGADVSIEAVGVPATFELAASLVRPGGNVANIGVHGEPATLHLEQLWIRDVTITTGLVDTYSTPTFLRLLQGHQLDADRFVTHHFAMDEFERAYDVFADAGNSGALKVSITRR encoded by the coding sequence ATGAAAGCCCTCGTATATCGCGGTCCGGGCAAGAAAGGCTGGGAGGACGTTCCCATGCCGGAGTTGCAAGGCGACACCGACGTCATCGTGCGAGTGGACGCCGTGACGATCTGCGGAACCGACCTGCACATCTTGAAAGGCGACGTTCCAGAAGTCACAGAGGGCCGAATACTCGGGCACGAGGCGGTTGGGACCGTCGAAGCCGCGGGTTCGTCCGTCCGTAGGGTGAAGACCGGGGATAAGGTGCTGGTTTCTTGCATCAGCTCGTGCGGGACGTGCCGCTTTTGCCGGCAAGGTCGTTACGGCCAGTGCCTTGGTGGCGGTGGTTGGATCCTTGGGCACCTGATCGACGGAACGCAGGCGGAGTACGTGAGAGTGCCGTTCGCCGACACATCGACCTATCCGGCACCGGTCGGGGTGACCGACGAAGCGCTGTTAATGGTCGCCGATATCCTGCCGACCGGCTACGAGGTCGGAGTTCTCAACGGTGGAATTCGTCCCGGAGACGTTGTGGCGGTCGTTGGAGCGGGGCCTATAGGGCTTTCGAGCATCATGGGCGCCCGGTTGTACAGCCCTTCGCACATCATCGCGATCGACCTTGCCGCCTCCCGGCTCGAAGCTGCGAAGCAGTTCGGAGCCGATGTTACGGTAAACAACACCACCGAGAATCCGATGGACGTCATTCGTGAGCTAACTGACGGCCTCGGTGCCGATGTCTCCATCGAAGCAGTTGGCGTGCCCGCAACCTTCGAGCTCGCTGCCTCTCTCGTCCGCCCGGGGGGCAACGTGGCCAATATTGGCGTCCACGGCGAGCCAGCGACACTGCACCTCGAACAACTTTGGATCAGAGACGTGACGATCACCACCGGCCTGGTCGACACCTACTCGACTCCTACCTTTCTCCGGCTGCTCCAGGGCCACCAGCTCGACGCCGACCGCTTCGTTACTCATCACTTCGCGATGGACGAATTCGAGCGGGCGTACGATGTCTTCGCCGACGCAGGCAATTCCGGTGCCCTGAAGGTGAGCATCACACGCCGTTAA
- a CDS encoding CBS domain-containing protein, with protein MSQCHDVYEYRTSLPDHLPILVRDVMSTDPIAVEPTATVKEMAEILLRKDVRSVPVVDIGGLLVGVVSEADLVSREGFPSVRSHHLAELIEGTLAEHRHHWSSRAGGLTAGEIMTRDVVTCAPDEALPVVTRRMLVRDVRMLPVVQDGKLIGILSRHDLLRLFDRPDTEVRSRIAELLSSPLWGPEGHHVDPLVLDGVVTLRGTVLYPSDLRYMSSIVAQVPGVIEVVNQLTAEHPDPKPSYFRDTDWR; from the coding sequence ATGAGCCAGTGCCACGACGTCTACGAATACCGCACTTCCCTACCTGACCACCTGCCGATACTGGTCCGGGATGTGATGTCGACCGATCCGATCGCGGTGGAGCCAACCGCCACGGTGAAGGAGATGGCCGAGATCCTTCTTCGGAAAGATGTTCGATCGGTGCCCGTGGTGGATATCGGCGGTCTGCTGGTGGGAGTGGTCAGCGAGGCCGATCTCGTCAGCCGAGAGGGCTTCCCAAGCGTCCGGTCGCACCACTTGGCCGAGCTCATAGAAGGGACTCTCGCCGAGCACCGCCATCACTGGAGCAGCAGAGCCGGCGGTCTGACGGCAGGCGAGATCATGACAAGAGACGTGGTGACCTGCGCGCCCGACGAGGCGCTGCCTGTCGTTACCCGTCGAATGCTCGTTCGCGATGTACGGATGCTTCCGGTCGTGCAGGACGGAAAGCTGATCGGGATCCTGTCCCGTCATGATCTGCTTCGCCTCTTCGACCGACCTGACACGGAGGTCAGGTCACGCATCGCGGAACTTCTCAGCAGCCCGTTGTGGGGACCGGAAGGCCATCACGTGGATCCGCTGGTCCTCGACGGCGTCGTAACACTTCGGGGTACCGTGCTCTACCCGAGCGATCTGCGGTACATGAGCTCGATAGTCGCCCAGGTTCCCGGTGTAATCGAGGTCGTTAACCAACTGACGGCGGAACACCCCGATCCGAAGCCTTCGTACTTCCGTGACACGGACTGGCGCTAG
- a CDS encoding PAS domain S-box protein, translated as MPLDHRELPEVLLASLPDAALVVGPNGRIEMAGPRVEGLFGYQPSELVGEQIETLIPEHLRNAHTGHRTTYIASPSARTMGSGLELQGRRKDGSTVPVDVSLSPVIINDQTFVAAFVRDATERRRREDLLRFVNEIARVLLAAQGGSSTLNLTSSRALHLAEADASWVVLPRGGALVVAAAEGERCQDLIGAELSLESSISARAIAQGASILIEDMSSDPDVLPEARVLELGSGMYVPMISEEGAYGILVVARRRGSRPFSRADAQILGVYASAASIMLTLGEARRELDQLRLVAEHERIARDLHDNVIQRLFAIGLSLQGVQPLSDGVVEDRIGGSVEAIDEVIREIRETIFELNRPGNTGMRSELKRLVADVSGKFGIKPALQFQGPVDSIVGDELASHLLSVTREALSNAARHGGATSVEVTLSASAEAVSLRVRDDGKGFPDHLEQGRGLSNMDDRARLLGGTFRIVSSDESGSLIEWEVPTPA; from the coding sequence GTGCCCCTCGATCACCGGGAACTCCCCGAGGTATTGCTAGCCAGCTTGCCCGACGCGGCCCTAGTGGTCGGCCCCAACGGGAGGATCGAGATGGCCGGTCCTCGAGTCGAAGGCCTGTTCGGTTACCAACCTAGCGAGCTCGTCGGCGAGCAAATCGAGACCCTGATTCCGGAGCACCTTCGAAATGCCCACACGGGGCATAGGACCACATACATCGCATCGCCCAGCGCACGCACGATGGGTTCAGGCCTCGAGCTCCAGGGTCGCCGCAAAGACGGGAGCACCGTTCCCGTCGACGTCAGCCTGTCGCCCGTAATCATCAATGACCAGACGTTCGTTGCAGCGTTCGTCCGTGATGCCACTGAGCGGCGACGCCGTGAGGACCTTCTGCGTTTCGTCAACGAGATCGCCCGGGTGCTGCTGGCCGCCCAGGGTGGCAGCAGCACGCTCAACCTGACATCCAGCCGCGCCCTTCATCTAGCTGAGGCGGACGCTTCATGGGTCGTGCTACCCCGCGGCGGGGCACTGGTGGTCGCAGCCGCAGAAGGGGAAAGATGCCAAGACCTGATCGGTGCCGAACTGTCGCTCGAGTCAAGCATCTCCGCTCGAGCGATTGCCCAGGGTGCTTCGATCTTGATCGAGGACATGTCGTCGGATCCGGACGTCCTCCCCGAAGCCCGGGTCCTCGAGTTGGGATCGGGGATGTACGTCCCCATGATTTCCGAAGAAGGTGCCTACGGCATCCTTGTCGTGGCTCGGAGAAGGGGATCCAGGCCGTTCAGCCGTGCCGACGCTCAGATATTGGGCGTATACGCATCGGCTGCTTCGATCATGCTGACTCTGGGAGAAGCTAGACGCGAACTCGATCAGCTCAGGTTGGTCGCCGAGCACGAAAGGATCGCCCGGGACCTGCATGACAATGTTATCCAGCGGCTCTTTGCGATCGGGCTGTCGCTTCAAGGCGTCCAGCCGCTTAGCGATGGAGTGGTCGAGGATCGGATCGGCGGTTCCGTAGAAGCCATCGACGAGGTGATCCGGGAAATTCGCGAGACGATCTTTGAGCTGAATCGGCCTGGAAACACTGGAATGCGCTCCGAGCTCAAACGGCTTGTCGCAGACGTTTCGGGCAAGTTCGGCATCAAACCTGCGCTGCAGTTCCAGGGGCCAGTTGACTCGATTGTGGGCGACGAGCTCGCGTCACATTTGCTGTCGGTAACCAGAGAAGCCTTGTCGAATGCTGCCCGGCACGGAGGAGCAACCTCGGTGGAAGTCACTCTCTCTGCCTCTGCGGAGGCGGTGTCCCTGAGAGTTCGCGACGACGGCAAAGGGTTCCCCGACCATCTCGAGCAAGGGCGCGGCCTTTCAAACATGGATGACAGGGCGAGACTTCTTGGGGGGACTTTCCGAATCGTCTCATCAGACGAAAGCGGAAGTCTGATCGAATGGGAGGTCCCGACCCCCGCCTGA
- a CDS encoding response regulator, whose translation MRVLVASSSPSLRMLLRSKLRRDRRFAVVAETSDGDGVLALSVGYDLVLLDLRLPGLGVLGVMSRLRVRHPDRSIVVVASTSVPYLRYAALQEGAADYLEIPEELDDLPERLFACTQSSRHLVVGRVSQ comes from the coding sequence ATGCGTGTACTCGTGGCTTCGAGCAGCCCGAGCCTCCGCATGCTGCTTCGTTCGAAGCTGCGGCGGGATAGGCGATTCGCGGTGGTTGCTGAAACCTCAGACGGCGACGGTGTCTTGGCACTGTCGGTTGGCTACGACCTCGTCTTGCTGGACCTGAGGCTGCCGGGCCTTGGAGTCTTGGGGGTAATGAGCCGATTACGCGTCCGACACCCGGATCGGAGCATTGTCGTGGTGGCTTCCACCAGTGTCCCTTATCTGCGCTACGCAGCGCTACAAGAGGGGGCGGCCGACTACCTCGAGATTCCGGAAGAGCTCGACGACCTTCCGGAACGCCTCTTTGCCTGTACTCAGAGCAGCCGGCATTTGGTCGTTGGGAGGGTTAGTCAATGA
- a CDS encoding pyridoxamine 5'-phosphate oxidase family protein, translating to MRALDLLGGAQIVSESDCWEMLATQSIGRVAFALEGQVEIFPVNYAIDGDAIIFRTNVGRKYTGAKVGEVAFEADSLDPVSKSGWSVVIHGSSRDATQLESAERPLGCQPWAGPKEFLVRITPRGISGRRVSPL from the coding sequence ATGAGAGCGTTGGATCTTCTCGGAGGTGCCCAAATCGTCTCCGAAAGCGACTGCTGGGAAATGCTCGCCACGCAGTCCATTGGGCGTGTCGCTTTTGCGCTTGAGGGACAAGTGGAGATCTTTCCCGTGAACTACGCGATCGACGGGGACGCGATCATCTTCCGGACGAACGTTGGGCGTAAGTACACCGGCGCGAAAGTCGGTGAGGTCGCCTTCGAAGCAGACTCGCTGGATCCGGTGTCCAAGAGCGGCTGGAGTGTGGTGATCCACGGCTCCTCGCGGGACGCAACCCAACTCGAGTCCGCTGAGCGACCGCTTGGTTGTCAGCCGTGGGCAGGACCGAAAGAGTTTCTCGTACGGATCACCCCGAGGGGCATCAGTGGCCGGCGGGTATCGCCGCTCTAA
- a CDS encoding CBS domain-containing protein, producing the protein MTLSVTHLHSPVGDLVSRPAVHVSRDDSITHVAQIMWANGVSAVLVGTGHGSIVTEHDLVAAVASDCPSDVRIDEVATVSPVSVPSDTDIVDAAALMLNEDVRHLIVELHDGSDGVLSIREISAALLQAAKPDVWLSALRIKVAIPTDAWFG; encoded by the coding sequence ATGACCTTGTCCGTAACCCATCTGCACTCACCAGTCGGCGATTTGGTCAGCCGCCCAGCGGTGCACGTGTCGCGAGACGACTCGATCACCCACGTCGCTCAAATCATGTGGGCCAACGGGGTTTCCGCCGTGTTGGTCGGGACGGGGCACGGCTCGATAGTCACCGAGCACGATCTCGTCGCTGCGGTGGCGTCGGACTGTCCCTCTGATGTCCGGATCGATGAGGTCGCGACAGTATCTCCCGTATCGGTTCCTTCCGACACGGATATCGTCGACGCAGCAGCCTTGATGTTGAACGAGGACGTTCGCCATTTGATTGTCGAGCTCCATGACGGGTCGGACGGCGTCCTTTCGATCCGAGAGATCTCGGCCGCTCTGTTGCAAGCGGCCAAACCGGACGTGTGGCTGTCCGCGTTGAGGATCAAGGTAGCGATTCCCACCGATGCATGGTTCGGTTGA
- a CDS encoding GNAT family N-acetyltransferase, translated as MASTPAISICTFDDVLADGTAVHVRPISPSDKAALAAFHEGLSPESVYRRFFNAHPHLTEEEATRFTTVDFQNRLAMVAIIDGKLVAVARFDRINLTDTAEVAFVVADAYQGRGLGTLLLKALVCAGRELGIRRFVADTLSTNQPMRDVFRGGGFQLSQSFRDGVVHVEFPIAERRA; from the coding sequence GTGGCATCCACGCCGGCGATTTCGATCTGCACCTTCGACGATGTCCTCGCCGACGGGACCGCGGTGCACGTCCGCCCCATCAGCCCGTCGGACAAAGCCGCCCTCGCCGCCTTCCACGAGGGCCTCTCGCCCGAAAGTGTGTACCGCAGGTTCTTCAACGCCCATCCCCACCTCACGGAGGAGGAGGCGACGAGGTTCACGACCGTCGACTTCCAGAATCGGCTCGCCATGGTGGCGATCATCGATGGAAAGCTCGTCGCGGTCGCCCGGTTCGACCGGATCAACTTGACCGACACCGCCGAGGTGGCATTCGTCGTGGCCGACGCCTACCAAGGCCGCGGGTTGGGAACCTTGCTGCTCAAGGCCCTTGTTTGCGCGGGCCGCGAGCTCGGGATACGCAGGTTCGTGGCAGACACCCTGTCCACCAACCAGCCGATGAGAGACGTGTTCCGTGGTGGCGGCTTTCAGCTATCCCAATCCTTTCGAGACGGTGTCGTCCACGTGGAATTTCCGATCGCAGAACGGCGGGCATGA
- a CDS encoding response regulator transcription factor: MFLLDDHELVRRGIRDLLYTEPSVVVVGEASDADEALEKIPQTRPDVAVLDVRLGDGASGVEVCREIRSGHPEVACIMLTSFADDEALFASIMAGASGYVLKQIRGTDLLQAIRRVANGESLLDSAVTARVLERLRNPPPEDDPLSDLTPQERRILDLISEGRTNREIADGMFLAEKTVKNYVSHLLAKLGMARRSEAAAYAARISERRRVR; this comes from the coding sequence GTGTTTCTTCTGGATGATCACGAGCTGGTCCGCCGCGGCATCAGGGACCTTCTCTACACCGAGCCGTCGGTGGTGGTGGTCGGGGAGGCTTCCGATGCAGACGAAGCCTTGGAAAAGATCCCGCAAACCCGACCCGATGTGGCCGTGTTGGACGTCAGGCTGGGGGATGGAGCCTCGGGCGTCGAGGTCTGCCGGGAGATTCGATCCGGGCACCCCGAGGTCGCCTGCATCATGCTGACCAGTTTCGCCGACGATGAAGCTCTGTTCGCGTCGATCATGGCGGGAGCGTCGGGCTACGTGCTCAAGCAGATCCGTGGGACCGATCTCTTGCAGGCCATACGCCGGGTAGCGAACGGGGAAAGCTTGCTCGATAGCGCGGTTACCGCCAGAGTGCTCGAGCGTCTGCGGAATCCCCCGCCTGAAGACGATCCCCTGTCAGATCTCACTCCCCAAGAGAGGCGAATCCTCGATCTGATCTCCGAGGGCCGAACCAACCGTGAGATAGCTGATGGAATGTTTCTCGCCGAGAAGACGGTGAAGAACTACGTGTCTCATCTTCTTGCCAAGTTGGGCATGGCCCGCCGCTCGGAGGCCGCCGCTTACGCGGCGAGGATTTCCGAGCGGCGGCGGGTTCGTTAA